From Sphingobium sp. RAC03, a single genomic window includes:
- a CDS encoding C40 family peptidase, with translation MIGTTTAKRNAPPERSRFKLDGRSVALDRRIHAARGDLADLALAGILFSAHYARAVPFTCVMPGTPILSAPSPSAEAVTELLRGETFHALDVMTDWAWGFCGHDGYVGYIRREALDVAETVTHRITAQAAPLFRKPDIKAQVLDYWPMGAQFTGEVEGAFVSCAEGYIHSRHAKAISEADSDWVAVAEAYLGQPYVWGGRGHRGIDCSGLVQAALGQCGIAVPRDTDLQCEGIGLPIESDAALRRGDLIFFPGHVGIMTDGKTLLHANAHWMAVVKEPLADVVARLADDHAQPIIARRRIGA, from the coding sequence ATGATAGGCACGACAACAGCAAAGCGGAACGCACCGCCTGAAAGAAGCCGGTTCAAGCTGGATGGCCGTTCGGTCGCGCTTGACCGCCGTATCCACGCCGCGCGCGGCGACCTGGCCGACCTGGCGCTGGCGGGCATTCTCTTTTCCGCCCATTATGCGCGCGCGGTGCCCTTTACCTGCGTGATGCCGGGCACGCCGATCCTGTCGGCCCCCTCCCCCAGCGCCGAAGCCGTGACCGAATTGTTGCGCGGCGAGACATTTCATGCGCTCGACGTGATGACCGACTGGGCCTGGGGCTTTTGCGGCCATGACGGCTATGTCGGCTATATCCGGCGCGAGGCGCTGGACGTCGCCGAAACGGTGACCCACCGCATCACCGCGCAAGCCGCGCCGCTGTTTCGCAAGCCCGATATCAAGGCGCAGGTGCTCGACTATTGGCCGATGGGCGCGCAGTTCACCGGAGAGGTCGAAGGCGCATTCGTGAGCTGCGCCGAAGGCTATATCCATAGCCGCCATGCCAAAGCGATCAGCGAAGCGGACAGTGATTGGGTCGCGGTTGCCGAAGCCTATCTCGGCCAGCCCTATGTCTGGGGCGGACGCGGCCATCGCGGGATCGACTGTTCGGGGCTGGTGCAGGCGGCGCTGGGCCAATGCGGCATCGCCGTGCCGCGCGACACTGACCTGCAATGCGAGGGCATCGGCCTGCCGATCGAAAGCGACGCGGCGTTGCGGCGGGGCGACCTGATTTTCTTTCCGGGCCATGTCGGCATCATGACCGATGGCAAGACGTTGCTGCACGCCAATGCGCACTGGATGGCGGTGGTCAAGGAGCCGCTGGCCGATGTCGTCGCGCGATTGGCCGACGACCATGCCCAACCCATTATCGCACGGCGGAGGATCGGCGCATGA
- the argC gene encoding N-acetyl-gamma-glutamyl-phosphate reductase → MSHTIFIDGGVGTTGIEIGDRLAGRPELSLITLDEKDRKDAAARRDALNAADIVILCLPDDAAREAVALIDNDHTRVIDASTAHRVADGWTYGFPELEPGHREKLAASRFVANPGCWPTGFLALVRPLTLAGLVPADWPVTVSGASGYSGGGKAMIAEYEGTDGAPTAFRAYGLGLGHKHVPEMTRYSGLVHPPLFAPAVANGYRGMVVEVPLQLRAMPGAPSLEDVHAALADAYAGSPLVSVAPLSESAAMGQVELEHVGATDRLALFVFGNADSGQARLVAALDNLGKGAAGAAVQNLNILAGLPEIAGLRL, encoded by the coding sequence ATGAGCCACACAATCTTCATCGATGGCGGCGTCGGCACGACCGGCATCGAAATCGGCGATCGGCTGGCGGGGCGCCCCGAATTGTCGCTGATCACGCTGGACGAGAAGGACCGCAAGGATGCGGCGGCGCGGCGCGATGCGCTGAACGCGGCGGACATCGTCATCCTGTGCCTGCCCGACGATGCCGCGCGCGAAGCCGTGGCGCTGATCGACAATGATCATACGCGGGTGATCGACGCATCGACGGCGCATCGGGTGGCGGACGGGTGGACCTATGGCTTCCCCGAACTGGAGCCGGGCCATCGCGAGAAGCTGGCAGCCTCGCGCTTCGTCGCCAATCCGGGTTGCTGGCCGACTGGCTTCTTGGCGCTGGTCCGGCCGCTGACGCTGGCAGGACTGGTGCCTGCCGACTGGCCGGTCACGGTGTCGGGCGCATCGGGCTATTCGGGCGGCGGCAAGGCGATGATCGCCGAATATGAGGGCACAGACGGCGCGCCGACCGCGTTCCGCGCCTATGGCCTTGGCCTGGGCCACAAACATGTGCCGGAAATGACCCGCTATTCGGGCCTGGTCCATCCCCCGCTGTTCGCACCAGCCGTCGCCAATGGCTATCGCGGCATGGTGGTGGAAGTGCCGCTGCAACTGCGTGCCATGCCGGGTGCGCCGTCGCTGGAAGACGTGCATGCTGCTCTGGCGGACGCCTATGCGGGGTCGCCGCTGGTCAGCGTCGCGCCCTTGAGCGAGAGCGCGGCGATGGGACAGGTCGAACTGGAGCATGTCGGCGCGACCGACCGGCTGGCGCTGTTCGTGTTCGGCAATGCCGACAGCGGTCAGGCGCGGCTGGTGGCGGCGCTCGACAATCTGGGCAAGGGCGCGGCTGGTGCGGCGGTGCAGAATCTCAACATATTGGCGGGCCTGCCCGAAATAGCGGGGCTGCGCCTCTAA
- a CDS encoding PQQ-dependent sugar dehydrogenase — protein sequence MNKHVIALPLIAIVVAGGAFLYLAQGDTSQLPPGADTGREPVFTKPRSEMVPTINIAEVKPWTGGEQPVAAQGLAVARFADGLVHPRSMLRLPNGDILVAETNSPPRPKDGIVQRVMNYLMAKAGAGDPSANRITLLRDADGDGRAETKTAFLTGLNSPYGMALVGDMLYVANSDALMAFPYKPGDLKISVAGRKILNLPAQTPNMHWTRSLTAGPDGLLYVGVGSNSNIGENGMETETNRASVLEVNPKDGSYRIFASGLRNPVGLAFEPTSGALWGVVNERDMLGADLVPDYLTRVEFGGFYGWPWNYWGGYEDRRVQPQRPQLREYTKRPDYALGNHVAPLGLTFADKVTLGAPYAQGAFVGLHGSWNRKPAAGYKVVFVGFADGEAGKAKPVDVLTGFLDADGNARGRPVDVTADAKGALLVSDDVGGVVWRVTKAQ from the coding sequence ATGAACAAGCATGTCATTGCCCTCCCCCTCATCGCCATCGTCGTAGCCGGCGGCGCGTTCCTCTACCTCGCACAAGGGGACACGTCGCAACTGCCGCCCGGCGCGGATACGGGGCGCGAACCGGTCTTCACCAAGCCGCGCAGCGAGATGGTCCCGACGATCAACATCGCCGAAGTGAAGCCATGGACCGGCGGTGAACAGCCGGTCGCGGCGCAGGGGCTTGCCGTGGCGCGCTTTGCCGATGGCCTTGTCCATCCCCGCTCGATGCTGCGCCTGCCCAATGGCGACATATTGGTGGCCGAAACCAACAGCCCGCCCCGGCCCAAGGACGGCATCGTCCAGCGGGTGATGAATTATCTGATGGCGAAGGCTGGCGCGGGCGATCCATCGGCCAACCGCATCACCCTGTTGCGCGACGCCGATGGCGATGGCCGCGCGGAGACGAAGACGGCGTTTTTGACCGGGCTGAACTCGCCCTATGGCATGGCGCTGGTCGGCGACATGCTTTATGTCGCGAATAGTGATGCGCTGATGGCCTTTCCCTATAAGCCGGGCGACCTGAAGATCAGCGTCGCGGGCCGCAAGATCCTGAACCTGCCTGCCCAGACCCCCAATATGCATTGGACCCGCAGCCTGACGGCTGGCCCTGATGGGCTGCTCTATGTCGGTGTCGGGTCCAATAGCAATATCGGCGAAAACGGGATGGAGACCGAGACCAACCGCGCTTCGGTGCTGGAGGTCAATCCCAAGGATGGCAGCTATCGCATATTCGCTTCGGGCTTGCGCAATCCGGTTGGCCTCGCCTTCGAGCCGACGAGCGGCGCGCTGTGGGGCGTGGTTAATGAACGCGACATGCTGGGGGCCGATCTGGTGCCCGATTATCTGACGCGGGTGGAATTTGGCGGCTTTTACGGCTGGCCGTGGAATTATTGGGGCGGTTATGAGGATCGCCGGGTCCAGCCGCAGCGGCCGCAACTGCGCGAATATACCAAGCGGCCCGATTATGCGCTGGGCAATCATGTCGCGCCGCTGGGGCTGACTTTCGCCGACAAGGTGACGCTGGGCGCACCCTATGCCCAGGGCGCATTCGTCGGCCTGCATGGCAGCTGGAACCGCAAACCAGCGGCGGGTTACAAGGTCGTGTTCGTGGGCTTTGCCGATGGCGAAGCGGGCAAGGCCAAGCCGGTCGATGTGCTGACCGGCTTTCTCGACGCCGATGGCAATGCCCGCGGCCGCCCGGTCGATGTGACTGCGGACGCCAAGGGCGCGCTGCTGGTCAGCGACGATGTCGGTGGCGTGGTGTGGCGGGTGACGAAGGCGCAATAG
- a CDS encoding ATP-binding protein, producing the protein MNDALLTRIADALDRLAPPPAACADLTASPAYMWDGHAIQAVDAFTPVDYDLLTGIDAQKSALLENSRRLAAGHAAHDVLLWGARGTGKSAAVASVVGRLQREGQDIALLQCATDALASLPALFALLRGTDRPFILFLDDLGFDEGVGDARTLRSLLQGGTAARPAHVRLYVTSNRRHIVPRHLSEQDDPINPRDVVDDRMALSDRFGLSLGFHALDQDAYVAIVSGYAAKLGVAFDPLEAIQWSTQRGSRSGRVAWQYVVELAGRHRLTV; encoded by the coding sequence ATGAATGACGCCCTCCTGACCCGCATCGCCGACGCGCTCGACCGGCTCGCCCCGCCGCCAGCCGCTTGCGCCGATCTTACCGCCTCGCCCGCCTATATGTGGGACGGCCACGCTATCCAGGCGGTGGATGCCTTTACACCGGTCGATTACGACCTGCTCACCGGAATCGACGCGCAGAAGAGCGCCTTGCTGGAGAATAGCCGTCGCCTGGCCGCTGGCCATGCCGCGCATGACGTGCTGCTGTGGGGCGCGCGCGGCACGGGCAAGTCGGCGGCGGTGGCGTCGGTGGTCGGCCGGTTGCAGCGCGAAGGGCAAGACATCGCCCTGCTGCAATGCGCGACTGATGCGCTGGCCAGCCTGCCTGCGCTGTTCGCGCTGCTGCGCGGCACCGACCGGCCGTTCATCCTGTTTCTCGATGACCTCGGCTTCGACGAGGGCGTGGGCGACGCCCGGACGTTGCGCTCATTGCTACAGGGCGGCACGGCAGCGCGCCCGGCGCATGTCCGCCTCTATGTCACCTCCAACCGCCGCCACATCGTCCCCCGGCATCTGTCGGAGCAGGACGACCCGATCAACCCGCGCGACGTGGTGGACGACCGGATGGCCCTGTCCGACCGCTTCGGCCTCAGCCTTGGCTTCCACGCGCTCGATCAAGACGCCTATGTCGCGATCGTCAGCGGTTATGCGGCCAAGCTGGGCGTGGCATTCGACCCGCTGGAAGCGATCCAATGGTCGACCCAGCGCGGCAGCCGATCAGGCCGCGTCGCCTGGCAATATGTGGTCGAACTGGCCGGGCGGCACAGGCTGACAGTCTAG
- a CDS encoding L-threonylcarbamoyladenylate synthase, with product MTIANPAYSTKSCRYGAEALREAALLIRAGEPVAVPTETVYGLAADATDSHAVAAIYSAKGRPSFNPLIVHVSDRAMAERLADFSPVAMRLADRFWPGPLTLVLPVRADSGLSPLVMAGLPTVALRLPAHPAMRALIRESGRPLAAPSANRSGSISPTRAEHVLASLNGKVRMILDEGPTSEGVESTIAAPDADQVRLLRPGPVTAAMLEEASGLPVVVGDGAHKIEAPGQLESHYAPSKPVRLNALRAEKDEYLIGFGLMPCHINLSPDANVREAAASLFAALHIADASAAVKIAVAPVPMEGIGAAINDRLKRAAA from the coding sequence GTGACCATCGCCAATCCAGCCTATTCCACTAAATCCTGCCGCTATGGCGCCGAGGCGCTGCGGGAGGCGGCGCTATTGATCCGTGCGGGGGAACCCGTGGCGGTCCCCACCGAGACGGTCTATGGCCTGGCCGCCGATGCCACCGACAGCCATGCCGTCGCCGCGATCTACAGTGCCAAGGGCCGTCCGAGCTTCAATCCGTTGATTGTCCATGTGTCCGACCGCGCGATGGCCGAGCGGCTGGCGGATTTCTCCCCGGTCGCCATGCGCCTTGCCGACCGTTTCTGGCCGGGACCGCTGACATTGGTGCTGCCGGTGAGGGCGGATAGCGGGCTGTCGCCGTTGGTGATGGCGGGGTTGCCCACCGTCGCGCTGCGCCTGCCCGCGCATCCGGCGATGCGCGCGCTGATCCGCGAGAGTGGGCGGCCACTCGCCGCACCGTCCGCCAATCGCAGCGGGTCGATCAGCCCGACGCGCGCCGAACATGTGCTGGCCAGCCTGAATGGCAAGGTGCGGATGATATTGGACGAAGGGCCGACCAGCGAAGGCGTGGAATCGACCATCGCCGCGCCGGACGCCGACCAAGTGCGCCTGCTGCGCCCCGGCCCTGTCACCGCCGCGATGCTGGAGGAGGCAAGCGGGCTTCCCGTTGTCGTTGGCGATGGCGCGCACAAGATCGAAGCGCCCGGCCAGTTGGAGAGCCATTATGCGCCGTCCAAGCCGGTGCGGCTCAATGCGCTACGGGCGGAGAAGGATGAATATCTGATCGGCTTCGGCCTGATGCCGTGCCACATCAACCTAAGCCCCGACGCCAATGTGCGCGAGGCCGCCGCCAGCCTGTTCGCGGCGCTGCACATCGCCGATGCGAGCGCTGCAGTGAAGATCGCGGTTGCGCCCGTCCCGATGGAGGGGATCGGCGCGGCGATCAACGATCGGTTGAAGCGCGCGGCGGCGTGA
- the msrA gene encoding peptide-methionine (S)-S-oxide reductase MsrA: MTQEIATLAGGCFWCTEAVYQNLKGVSSVESGYIGGARPNPTYEQVCSGTTGHAEAIRITFDPAVISYADLLNIFFATHNPTTLNRQGNDVGTQYRSAIFPHSPEQAEQARAAIDRAQADQTDPIVTTIEDDAPWYPAEDYHQKYWERVGESNPYCVAVIPPKLAKLRKGFAERIEA; the protein is encoded by the coding sequence ATGACGCAGGAAATCGCAACGCTGGCCGGTGGATGCTTCTGGTGTACCGAGGCGGTGTACCAGAATTTGAAGGGCGTCAGCAGCGTCGAAAGCGGCTATATCGGCGGCGCGCGCCCGAACCCGACCTATGAACAGGTCTGTTCAGGAACTACCGGCCATGCCGAAGCGATCCGCATCACGTTCGACCCGGCGGTCATCAGCTATGCCGACCTGCTGAACATCTTCTTCGCCACGCATAATCCGACGACGCTGAACCGGCAGGGCAATGATGTCGGCACCCAATATCGCTCCGCCATCTTCCCGCATTCGCCGGAACAGGCGGAACAGGCGCGCGCCGCGATCGACCGCGCCCAGGCCGATCAGACCGACCCGATCGTCACCACGATCGAGGACGACGCGCCCTGGTATCCGGCGGAGGATTATCACCAGAAATATTGGGAGCGGGTCGGCGAGAGCAATCCCTATTGTGTGGCCGTGATCCCGCCCAAGCTCGCCAAGCTGCGCAAGGGCTTTGCCGAACGTATCGAGGCCTGA
- a CDS encoding long-chain-fatty-acid--CoA ligase, whose amino-acid sequence MENIEKLWRENYRHPALWDQTFPPLSMGDMVTDSALAHPDAIMIDFMGRKFTYAEVFGQIKRIACGLQAMGVQKGDRVGLYLPNTPHYVAAYYGALMAGAIVVNFSPLYTAAELEHQVEDSGTKILFTLSAKALLPTALKVLDHSSLEKLVVGSVAEMLSPVKSLLFRWFKAAETAALPHDPRVLRYDKLIANPGACTVADINPEQDIALLQYTGGTTGTPKGAMLTHQNLTANARQAQVIDPHANEPDRIIAVLPFFHVFANTCTLNRTVLNGGEMVMLPRFDAAQVLAAVQRVKATSLPGVPTMFQALLDHPAIRNIDFSSLRACISGGAPLPLEVRQRFEEATGAKLIEGYGLTETSPIVCTNPYEGLNKTGTVGQPVPGTRVKIVDREDPTKPPPPGEPGELLFAGPQVMKGYWNRPDADAEVFMGDFIRTGDVGEIDEDGYVRIVDRLKDMISVGGFKVFPSQVESVLYHHPAVKEALVIGVPDHYRGEQPKAFVTLNDGFDIDDEALKAWLNPQLGKHERVKAVEVRLTLPKTLVGKLSRKELVAEERAKAAELATGSGA is encoded by the coding sequence ATGGAGAACATAGAAAAGCTCTGGAGAGAGAATTACCGCCACCCCGCTTTGTGGGACCAGACCTTCCCGCCATTATCGATGGGGGACATGGTCACCGACAGCGCGCTGGCCCATCCCGACGCCATCATGATTGATTTCATGGGCCGAAAATTCACCTATGCGGAGGTGTTCGGCCAGATCAAGCGCATCGCCTGCGGCCTGCAGGCGATGGGGGTGCAAAAGGGCGACCGGGTCGGACTCTATCTGCCCAACACCCCCCATTATGTCGCGGCCTATTATGGCGCGCTGATGGCCGGTGCGATCGTCGTCAATTTCTCCCCGCTCTACACCGCCGCTGAACTCGAACATCAGGTCGAAGATAGCGGGACCAAGATCCTCTTCACTTTGTCGGCCAAGGCGCTGCTGCCGACCGCGCTCAAGGTGCTGGACCATAGCAGCCTCGAAAAGCTGGTGGTTGGTTCGGTCGCCGAGATGCTCTCGCCGGTCAAATCCCTGCTGTTCCGCTGGTTCAAGGCGGCGGAAACGGCTGCCCTGCCGCATGATCCCCGCGTGCTGCGCTATGACAAGCTCATCGCCAATCCGGGTGCCTGTACCGTGGCGGACATCAACCCGGAGCAGGACATCGCCCTGCTGCAATATACCGGCGGCACGACCGGCACGCCCAAGGGCGCGATGCTGACGCACCAAAATCTGACCGCCAATGCGCGCCAGGCGCAGGTGATCGACCCGCACGCCAACGAGCCGGATCGCATCATCGCGGTGCTGCCCTTTTTCCATGTCTTCGCCAATACCTGTACCTTGAACCGTACAGTGCTGAACGGTGGCGAGATGGTGATGCTGCCGCGCTTCGATGCGGCGCAGGTGCTGGCCGCCGTACAAAGGGTCAAGGCGACATCGCTGCCCGGCGTGCCGACGATGTTCCAGGCGCTGCTCGATCATCCCGCGATCCGCAACATCGACTTTTCCTCGCTCCGCGCCTGTATTTCGGGCGGTGCGCCGCTGCCGCTCGAAGTGCGGCAACGCTTTGAGGAAGCGACCGGGGCCAAGCTGATCGAAGGCTATGGCCTGACCGAAACCAGCCCGATCGTCTGTACCAACCCCTATGAGGGGCTGAACAAGACCGGCACGGTCGGACAGCCGGTGCCGGGCACGCGGGTCAAGATCGTCGATCGCGAAGACCCGACCAAGCCGCCACCGCCGGGCGAGCCGGGCGAATTGCTGTTCGCCGGGCCGCAGGTGATGAAAGGCTATTGGAACCGCCCCGATGCCGACGCCGAAGTGTTCATGGGCGACTTCATCCGCACCGGCGATGTCGGCGAAATCGACGAGGACGGCTATGTCCGCATCGTTGACCGGTTGAAGGACATGATCTCGGTCGGCGGGTTCAAAGTCTTCCCCAGCCAGGTGGAATCGGTCCTCTATCACCACCCCGCCGTCAAGGAGGCACTGGTGATCGGCGTGCCCGACCATTATCGCGGCGAACAGCCCAAGGCCTTCGTCACCCTCAATGACGGGTTCGATATCGATGACGAAGCGCTCAAGGCCTGGCTCAACCCGCAACTGGGCAAGCATGAACGGGTGAAGGCCGTCGAAGTGCGGCTGACCCTGCCCAAGACGCTGGTGGGCAAATTGTCGCGCAAGGAACTGGTTGCCGAAGAACGGGCGAAGGCGGCTGAATTGGCGACTGGAAGCGGCGCCTGA
- a CDS encoding DUF1013 domain-containing protein, translating into MPHATASWLIDNSALSFDQIAEFCGLHILEVQAIADDTASIKYTGRDPVRAHEITMDEIHKGEQNPDYRLKMLKGPEPVRRTKGPRYTPVSKRQDKPDGIAWILRNHPEISDGAIGKLIGTTRTTIAAIRDRTHWNISNITPKDPVTLGLCSQRELDALVAKAAKKLGIEAPTDSRLDGDREALIEELRRERKDALQRAEDALKSETDLISSVATIIDPFSNNKGEV; encoded by the coding sequence ATGCCCCACGCGACCGCCAGTTGGCTGATCGACAATAGCGCTCTGAGCTTTGACCAGATCGCCGAATTTTGCGGGCTGCACATCCTGGAAGTGCAGGCGATCGCCGATGACACCGCCAGCATCAAATATACCGGCCGCGATCCCGTCCGCGCCCATGAAATCACGATGGACGAAATCCACAAGGGCGAACAGAACCCCGATTATCGCTTGAAGATGCTCAAGGGACCAGAGCCGGTGCGCCGGACCAAGGGGCCACGCTACACCCCGGTCAGCAAGCGGCAGGACAAGCCCGATGGCATCGCCTGGATCTTGCGCAATCACCCGGAAATTTCGGACGGCGCGATCGGCAAGCTGATCGGCACCACCCGCACCACCATCGCCGCGATCCGCGACCGCACCCATTGGAACATCTCCAACATCACGCCCAAGGATCCGGTGACGCTCGGCCTGTGTTCGCAGCGTGAGCTGGACGCGCTGGTGGCCAAGGCGGCGAAGAAGCTCGGCATCGAAGCGCCGACCGATTCGCGCCTTGATGGTGACCGCGAAGCGCTGATCGAAGAGCTGCGCCGCGAACGGAAGGACGCGTTGCAGCGCGCCGAAGACGCGCTCAAGAGCGAGACGGACCTGATTTCGAGCGTTGCCACGATCATCGATCCGTTCAGCAACAACAAGGGCGAGGTGTGA
- a CDS encoding glycosyltransferase family 4 protein produces MRIAIVTDAWAPQVNGVVRTLQTIQVELEQMGHEIMVISPDLYGSIPCPTYPEIRLALVRPAVVGQAIAAFRPDAVHLATEGPLCVAARRWCLRSGVPFTTAYHTHFPDYVAQRTGLPAAWFWRYIRWFHGPAQAVLVSTKSVRDQLRAHGVANVRPWGRGVDLTAFTPDAVPPAIFADLPRPIQLYVGRVAVEKNIEAFLATDHPGTKVIVGDGPTRAALERAYPQARFLGALFGADLAGAYAGADVFVFPSRTDTFGLVMIEALACGTPVAGYPVTGPIDIVTPETGALSDDLGTAIAQALPCDRAACAAYGRSFSWERSAQEFLSGLHAIDPLLIDSAA; encoded by the coding sequence ATGCGGATAGCGATCGTCACCGATGCCTGGGCGCCGCAGGTCAATGGCGTCGTCCGCACGCTCCAGACGATCCAGGTCGAACTGGAACAGATGGGGCATGAGATCATGGTGATCTCGCCCGATCTCTACGGCTCCATTCCCTGTCCCACCTATCCCGAAATCCGCCTCGCGCTGGTGCGTCCCGCCGTCGTCGGCCAGGCGATCGCCGCCTTCCGCCCCGATGCGGTGCATCTGGCAACCGAAGGGCCGCTGTGTGTCGCGGCGCGGCGCTGGTGCCTGCGCAGCGGGGTGCCGTTCACCACCGCCTATCACACCCATTTCCCCGATTATGTCGCCCAGCGCACCGGCCTGCCGGCGGCCTGGTTCTGGCGCTATATCCGCTGGTTCCACGGCCCGGCGCAGGCGGTGCTGGTGTCGACCAAGTCGGTGCGCGATCAGTTGCGCGCCCATGGCGTCGCCAATGTGCGCCCCTGGGGCCGGGGCGTGGATCTGACCGCCTTCACCCCCGACGCGGTGCCGCCCGCCATCTTTGCGGACCTGCCCCGCCCGATCCAGCTCTATGTCGGCCGGGTCGCGGTGGAAAAGAATATCGAGGCCTTCCTCGCGACCGATCATCCCGGCACCAAGGTCATCGTCGGCGACGGCCCGACCCGCGCCGCACTCGAACGCGCCTATCCGCAGGCGCGCTTCCTGGGCGCTTTGTTCGGTGCGGACCTGGCCGGGGCCTATGCCGGCGCTGATGTCTTCGTCTTCCCCAGCCGCACCGACACGTTCGGCCTGGTGATGATCGAGGCTCTGGCCTGCGGCACGCCGGTCGCGGGCTATCCCGTCACCGGGCCGATCGATATCGTGACGCCCGAAACCGGCGCGCTGTCCGACGATCTGGGCACCGCCATTGCGCAAGCCCTGCCGTGCGACCGCGCGGCCTGCGCCGCCTATGGCCGCAGTTTCAGCTGGGAACGCAGCGCCCAGGAATTTCTCTCCGGCCTGCACGCCATCGACCCGCTGTTGATCGACAGCGCCGCCTGA
- a CDS encoding UDP-2,3-diacylglucosamine diphosphatase produces the protein MNAITRLPFLGEMEQGIDDPFHIPERAGQRRRYRTIWISDIHLGTRGCNAKMLIDFLDSVDSDTIYLVGDIIDGWRLKRRFYWPQTHNDVVWRLMKRAKRGTRVVYIPGNHDEMFRQFTGMSFGGVEIRRKAIHQTADGRKLLVLHGDEFDTIMLAHRWLAFVGDAAYTTLMRLNVVVNAVRQRMGLPYWSLSKMAKHKVKNAVSFISRFEEVVAHEAGSRGVDGVVCGHIHNAEMREIDGIEYYNDGDWVEGCTALVEHDDGQMQVLHWADEIAKRTAAEGVQPSARMAA, from the coding sequence ATGAACGCCATTACGCGCTTGCCCTTCCTGGGTGAGATGGAACAGGGCATCGACGACCCATTCCACATCCCGGAGCGGGCGGGGCAGCGTCGCCGCTATCGCACCATCTGGATTTCGGATATTCACCTCGGCACGCGCGGCTGCAACGCCAAGATGCTGATCGATTTCCTCGACAGCGTCGACAGCGATACCATCTATCTGGTCGGCGACATCATCGATGGCTGGCGGCTGAAGCGGCGCTTCTATTGGCCCCAGACCCACAATGACGTGGTGTGGCGGCTGATGAAGCGTGCCAAGCGCGGTACGCGGGTCGTCTACATCCCCGGCAATCATGACGAAATGTTCCGCCAGTTTACCGGCATGAGCTTTGGCGGCGTGGAAATCCGGCGCAAGGCGATCCATCAGACCGCCGATGGGCGCAAGCTGCTGGTGCTGCACGGCGACGAGTTCGACACGATCATGCTCGCGCATCGCTGGCTCGCCTTCGTCGGCGACGCGGCCTACACGACGCTGATGCGCCTCAATGTCGTGGTCAACGCCGTGCGGCAACGCATGGGCCTGCCCTATTGGTCGCTCAGCAAAATGGCCAAGCATAAGGTCAAGAATGCCGTGTCCTTCATTTCCCGTTTCGAGGAAGTGGTGGCGCATGAAGCCGGGTCGCGCGGCGTCGACGGCGTCGTGTGCGGTCATATCCACAATGCCGAAATGCGCGAAATCGACGGCATAGAATATTATAATGACGGCGACTGGGTGGAAGGCTGCACCGCGCTGGTCGAACATGATGACGGACAGATGCAGGTGCTGCACTGGGCCGACGAGATTGCGAAGCGCACCGCCGCAGAGGGCGTGCAGCCATCGGCGCGGATGGCGGCCTAA